A part of Setaria viridis chromosome 8, Setaria_viridis_v4.0, whole genome shotgun sequence genomic DNA contains:
- the LOC140223604 gene encoding uncharacterized protein has translation MALDLNNPPPNEGEVLPDLNEKQSADEADLFQIHDAHQDDVVGVEITGGQNQIISPVNDDYIPTMEEMHGYGVYANEVDIIFDQEELSDSNDEDYEPANGNFRIKSKDHTTAQRQQIYEALLEKSNRGKLKRNTTTEVAELFNVNRHVVWRIWRQAKQCRANGLPVDVSSRKPKNCGRKKVEIDTSQVETIPLHRRCTIRSLAQALGMKKTTVHKMFKDGFLRWHSNSLKPYLKEENKKERLRWCVSMLDQRTLQTQPKFNEMKNIIHQDEKWFNSTRKDVTYYMTHDEEDPHRTVRNKNYIEKVMFFCAVANPQYDNEGNCTFDGKLGIWPFIREEPAKRRSGNRPRGTPVNKTMKVDRATVRSYMITKLLPAIRDRWPRDQRHQTIWIQQDNARTHIPVNDEEFARAVAHIGLDIRLMNQPPNSPDMNVLDLGFFASLQSLTYTTISNNMNDLIANVKNEYENYDHRSIRNVFLTLQGCMIEVMKASGGNKYKIPHINKDRLEALGMLPKSLNCDRQIYESVMESLNA, from the exons ATGGCTTTAGATTTGAACAATCCACCACCTAACGAGGGAGAGGTTTTACCAGACCTTAACGAGAAGCAGTCTGCAGATGAGGCTGATCTATTCCAGATCCATGATGCACATCAAGATGATGTTGTTGGAGTTGAGATTACTGGAGGGCAAAACCAAATAATCAGCCCAG TTAATGATGACTACATCCCAACCATGGAGGAAATGCATGGGTATGGTGTCTATGCCAATGAGGTAGACATCATCTTTGATCAGGAAGAGTTATCTGACTCCAATGACGAAGATTATGAACCAGCAAATGGAAATTTTAGGATAAAGTCAAAGGATCATACTACAGCTCAAAGGCAACAGATATATGAAGCATTGCTGGAGAAAAGCAACCGAGGAAAACTAAAGAGAAACACTACAACTGAGGTTGCTGAATTATTTAATGTCAATCGACATGTAGTGTGGCGTATTTGGCGACAAGCAAAACAATGTCGTGCTAATGGACTGCCGGTTGATGTTAGTTCAAGAAAGCCCAAGAATTGTGGCCGCAAAAAGGTTGAAATCGACACCTCACAAGTAGAGACCATTCCATTGCACAGAAGGTGTACCATAAGGTCTCTAGCTCAAGCTCTAGGTATGAAAAAAACCACAGTCCATAAGATGTTCAAAGATGGGTTCCTAAGATGGCACTCTAACTCATTGAAGCCATATttaaaggaagaaaacaaaaaggaaaggcTGCGGTGGTGTGTTTCAATGTTAGATCAGCGTACATTGCAAACTCAGCCAAAGTTCAATGAAATGAAGAACATCATACACCAAGATGAGAAGTGGTTCAACAGCACAAGAAAAGATGTGACCTACTACATGACTCATGATGAAGAGGACCCACATAGGACTGTGCGGAACAAGAATTACATTGAAAAGGTAATGTTCTTCTGTGCAGTAGCCAATCCTCAATATGATAATGAAGGGAACTGCACGTTTGATGGCAAACTAGGCATATGGCCTTTTATAAGAGAG GAACCAGCAAAAAGAAGAAGTGGTAATAGACCAAGGGGGACACCAGTGAACAAGACAATGAAAGTTGATAGAGCCACAGTAAGGTCCTATATGATTACTAAACTCCTGCCAGCAATTAGAGATCGTTGGCCTCGAGATCAACGCCACCAAACTATTTGGATTCAGCAGGACAATGCTAGGACTCATATCCCAGTTAATGATGAGGAATTTGCACGAGCAGTAGCCCACATTGGGCTCGATATCCGCCTCATGAACCAGCCTCCTAACTCCCCTGATATGAATGTCTTAGATCTGGGGTTCTTTGCATCTCTACAGTCATTAACATACACAACGATCTCTAACAATATGAATGACTTAATTGCCAATGTTAAGAATGAATATGAAAACTATGACCACAGATCAATTAGAAATGTTTTCCTAACACTGCAAGGTTGCATGATTGAGGTGATGAAGGCTAGTGGAGGGAACAAATACAAGATCCCTCACATTAACAAAGATAGGCTGGAGGCCCTAGGCATGCTTCCAAAGAGCCTAAATTGTGACCGTCAAATATATGAGAGTGTGATGGAGTCCCTAAATGCCTAG
- the LOC117833777 gene encoding gibberellin-regulated protein 5, which yields MAKAKAPALLICFLFLIALASAAEIIGSNGVAGEDLNSKGDDVDNHKGNNKDGKGNLKPSQCGGECRRRCSKTHHKKPCLFFCNKCCAKCLCVPPGTYGNKDTCPCYNNWKTKRGGTKCP from the exons ATGGCCAAGGCCAAGGCACCGGCGTTGCTcatctgcttcctcttcctgatcgccctcgcctccgccgccgag ATCATCGGCAGTAATGGTGTCGCTGGTGAAGACCTGAACAGCAAAGGTGACGACGTCGACAACCACAAG GGCAACAACAAGGATGGCAAGGGCAATCTCAAGCCTTCTC AGTGCGGTGGGGAGTGCAGGCGGAGATGCTCCAAGACGCACCACAAGAAGCCGTGCCTCTTCTTCTGCAACAAGTGCTGCGCCAAGTGCCTCTGCGTGCCCCCCGGCACCTACGGCAACAAGGACACCTGCCCCTGCTACAACAACTGGAAGACCAAGAGAGGAGGCACCAAGTGCCCTTAA